From the Burkholderia glumae LMG 2196 = ATCC 33617 genome, one window contains:
- a CDS encoding VWA domain-containing protein, with protein sequence MAWAATLAAARGAALAPAHLRFRPRAGAPRAFHCFVLDCSASMLDGGRLARAKGLLVGLFDAAARERAEVALICFGAGRAERRFGPAVPRWWNERWLEPVMGGGGTPLTLGIDAARALLAQRARRRPGAPRSLWLLTDGRSDEMPARPAQADEIHVIDFDDAAVRLGRAERLARAWAARWCLPTALIRA encoded by the coding sequence ATCGCCTGGGCCGCGACGCTGGCCGCCGCGCGCGGCGCCGCGCTCGCGCCGGCGCATCTGCGCTTCCGGCCGCGCGCCGGCGCGCCGCGCGCGTTCCATTGCTTCGTGCTCGACTGCTCGGCGTCGATGCTCGACGGCGGCCGGCTCGCGCGCGCGAAGGGGCTGCTGGTGGGCCTGTTCGACGCGGCCGCGCGCGAGCGCGCCGAGGTGGCGCTGATCTGCTTCGGCGCGGGCCGTGCCGAGCGGCGCTTCGGGCCGGCCGTGCCGCGCTGGTGGAACGAGCGCTGGCTCGAGCCGGTGATGGGGGGCGGCGGCACGCCGCTCACGCTCGGCATCGACGCGGCGCGCGCGCTGCTCGCGCAACGGGCCCGGCGCCGGCCCGGCGCGCCGCGCTCGCTCTGGCTGCTGACCGACGGGCGCAGCGACGAGATGCCGGCGCGGCCCGCGCAGGCCGACGAGATCCACGTGATCGATTTCGACGATGCCGCCGTGCGGCTCGGCCGCGCCGAACGGCTGGCGCGTGCCTGGGCGGCGCGCTGGTGCCTGCCGACGGCGCTGATCCGCGCTTGA
- a CDS encoding IclR family transcriptional regulator produces MPDQAAQPDKVHDVPAIGRVHDILEALKSTRRPTSARDLLALTGMPRSTLYLTLDALERRQWIEKIGDGYAIGVALFEIGSTYLLADFTLDAFRREAAWFVAKHNEAVQMAVLDRAEVVYLAREDPSRAVRLVSDIGSRLPAHCSALGKALLASLADETVQMLLPARLPALTERSVTRRAELIEALAGVRASGYAIEREEACTGLACLAVMVGVSSVGKRIAVSTSVPVDRLDAKRETRLLVDLTTLAQRVARGL; encoded by the coding sequence ATGCCCGATCAAGCCGCCCAGCCCGACAAAGTCCATGACGTGCCCGCGATCGGCCGCGTCCACGACATCCTCGAGGCCTTGAAGTCCACCCGCCGCCCGACCTCGGCGCGCGACCTGCTGGCGCTCACCGGCATGCCGCGCAGCACGCTCTACCTGACGCTCGACGCGCTGGAACGCCGGCAGTGGATCGAGAAGATCGGCGACGGCTATGCGATCGGCGTCGCGCTGTTCGAGATCGGCAGCACCTATCTGCTCGCCGACTTCACGCTCGACGCGTTCCGCCGCGAGGCGGCCTGGTTCGTGGCGAAGCACAACGAGGCCGTGCAGATGGCGGTGCTCGACCGCGCCGAGGTGGTCTACCTCGCACGCGAGGACCCGTCGCGCGCGGTGCGGCTCGTCTCCGACATCGGCTCGCGGCTGCCCGCGCATTGCTCGGCGCTCGGCAAGGCGCTGCTCGCGAGCCTGGCCGACGAAACCGTGCAGATGCTGCTGCCGGCGCGGCTGCCTGCGCTGACCGAGCGCTCGGTGACGCGCCGCGCCGAGCTGATCGAGGCGCTGGCCGGCGTGCGCGCGAGCGGCTACGCGATCGAGCGCGAGGAAGCCTGCACCGGGCTCGCGTGCCTGGCGGTGATGGTGGGCGTGTCCTCGGTGGGCAAGCGGATCGCCGTGAGCACCAGCGTGCCGGTGGACCGGCTCGACGCGAAGCGCGAGACGCGGCTGCTCGTCGATCTGACCACGCTCGCGCAGCGCGTGGCGCGCGGGCTGTGA
- the cobJ gene encoding precorrin-3B C(17)-methyltransferase: MNVAPAIVVLGAGALPVAERIRARYAGATLHALAGRAQGDLAFTELGAHLRELYARGTPIVALCAAGIVIRCVAPCLADKGIEPPVLAVAEDGSAVVPLLGGLTGANLFAREIAALLAVAPAITTSGELRFGACVLNPPDGYALADLGAGKRFVSDLLAGAGTRVDGEAPWLDGVALPLDPGASHAIRITPRTAGGGAGELVIHPRSVVVALLPEAHPGSARPLPAPSADAALETRADPLAARVLDALAAAGLAPLALAALVAPRRAMRDATLARAARALGVPLRFVAAATAEDHLERGADAGALLDAALAAAAIAATRLPAASAASGDQADSADHDAARAMPIAIAVANAPVDADALGQARGSLTVLGLGPGSAELLAPAARAALAAATDILGYATYVRMAGPFRADQRVHETDNREELQRARHAFELAARGRRVAVVSSGDPGVFAMAAAVLEALDGSDDAAWADVALDVVPGVSAALATAAQAGAPLGHDFCVISLSDNLKPWSVIEERLALAARADLVMAFYNPVSRARPWQLDRALDIVRAVRAADTVVVLGRDIGRPGAALRSTTLGALSAAEVDMRTMVIVGSSKTRRFVRGEREWVYTPRFYD, from the coding sequence CTGAACGTCGCGCCGGCGATCGTCGTGCTCGGCGCCGGCGCGCTGCCGGTGGCCGAGCGGATTCGCGCGCGCTACGCGGGCGCCACCCTCCACGCGCTCGCGGGCCGCGCGCAAGGCGACCTGGCGTTCACCGAACTCGGCGCGCATCTGCGCGAACTGTACGCACGCGGCACGCCGATCGTCGCGCTGTGCGCGGCCGGCATCGTGATCCGCTGCGTCGCGCCGTGCCTCGCCGACAAGGGCATCGAGCCGCCGGTGCTGGCGGTGGCCGAGGACGGCAGCGCGGTCGTGCCGCTGCTGGGCGGGCTGACCGGCGCGAACCTGTTCGCGCGCGAGATCGCCGCGCTGCTCGCGGTGGCGCCCGCCATCACCACCAGCGGCGAGCTGCGGTTCGGCGCCTGCGTGCTGAACCCGCCCGACGGCTATGCGCTGGCCGACCTCGGCGCCGGCAAGCGCTTCGTGTCGGACCTGCTGGCGGGCGCCGGCACGCGCGTGGACGGCGAGGCGCCGTGGCTCGACGGCGTCGCGCTGCCGCTCGACCCGGGCGCCTCGCATGCGATCCGCATCACGCCGCGCACGGCCGGCGGCGGCGCCGGCGAACTCGTGATCCACCCGCGCAGCGTGGTGGTGGCGCTGTTGCCCGAGGCGCACCCCGGCTCGGCGCGGCCGCTGCCCGCGCCGAGCGCGGATGCCGCCCTCGAGACGCGCGCCGATCCGCTCGCGGCCCGCGTGCTCGACGCGCTGGCCGCGGCCGGGCTCGCCCCGCTCGCGCTCGCGGCGCTCGTCGCGCCGCGCCGGGCGATGCGCGACGCCACGCTCGCACGCGCCGCCCGCGCGCTCGGCGTGCCGCTGCGTTTCGTGGCGGCTGCCACTGCCGAAGACCATCTCGAACGCGGTGCCGATGCCGGCGCGCTGCTCGACGCGGCGCTCGCGGCGGCCGCGATCGCCGCGACCCGCCTGCCCGCCGCTTCCGCCGCTTCCGGCGATCAAGCCGATTCGGCCGATCACGACGCGGCGCGCGCGATGCCAATCGCGATCGCGGTGGCCAACGCGCCCGTCGACGCCGACGCGCTCGGCCAGGCGCGCGGCAGCCTGACCGTGCTCGGCCTCGGCCCCGGCAGCGCCGAACTGCTGGCACCGGCCGCGCGCGCCGCGCTCGCCGCGGCCACCGACATCCTCGGCTACGCAACCTACGTGCGCATGGCAGGCCCGTTCCGCGCCGATCAACGCGTCCACGAAACCGACAATCGCGAGGAATTGCAGCGCGCGCGGCACGCGTTCGAACTGGCCGCGCGGGGGCGCCGCGTGGCGGTGGTGTCGTCGGGCGATCCGGGCGTGTTCGCAATGGCTGCCGCGGTGCTGGAGGCGCTCGACGGCAGCGACGACGCGGCCTGGGCCGACGTCGCGCTCGATGTGGTGCCCGGCGTGTCGGCCGCGCTGGCCACCGCCGCGCAGGCCGGCGCGCCGCTCGGCCATGATTTCTGCGTGATCTCGCTGTCGGACAACCTGAAGCCGTGGAGCGTGATCGAGGAGCGGCTCGCGCTCGCCGCGCGCGCCGACCTGGTGATGGCGTTCTACAACCCGGTGTCGCGCGCCCGTCCGTGGCAGCTCGATCGCGCGCTCGACATCGTGCGCGCGGTGCGCGCCGCCGACACCGTCGTGGTGCTGGGCCGCGACATCGGCCGGCCCGGCGCCGCGCTGCGCAGCACGACGCTCGGCGCGCTGAGCGCGGCCGAGGTCGACATGCGCACGATGGTGATCGTCGGCTCGTCGAAGACGCGCCGCTTCGTGCGCGGCGAGCGCGAATGGGTCTATACGCCGCGGTTCTACGACTGA
- a CDS encoding ATP-binding protein → MNPHDASGALPPFPFSALVGQAALQRALLLLAVDPAIGGVLVSGPRGTAKSTAARALAELLPEGRFVTLPLGAADEHVTGSLDLAGALGEGAVRFSPGLLARAHLGVLYVDEVNLLPDGLVDVLLDAAASGVNTVERDAISHSHAARFALVGTMNPEEGELRPQLLDRFGLMVELANPRDADERQRIVKARLAFDLDPHAFRAAHDQAQAALVERIRRARAALAAVRIDDAVHACVAACCMAAGVDGLRADLVMLRAARALAALDGEAAVRDAHVERIADDVLRHRRTVPPAAPAPSRPPDAPRQERRADGTAGAASAGASSDAPAGPPPAADPARDEADWGYLPPEPAGLVAVKGVIPLPSKKR, encoded by the coding sequence ATGAACCCACACGATGCCTCGGGCGCGCTGCCGCCCTTTCCGTTTTCCGCGCTGGTCGGGCAGGCCGCGCTGCAGCGCGCGCTGCTGCTGCTGGCCGTCGATCCGGCCATCGGCGGGGTGCTGGTGAGCGGGCCGCGCGGCACCGCCAAATCGACGGCCGCGCGCGCGCTGGCCGAACTGCTGCCCGAGGGCCGCTTCGTCACGCTGCCGCTCGGCGCGGCCGACGAGCACGTCACCGGATCGCTCGATCTGGCCGGCGCGCTAGGCGAGGGGGCGGTGCGCTTCTCGCCGGGGCTGCTGGCGCGCGCGCATCTGGGCGTGCTCTACGTGGACGAGGTGAACCTGCTGCCCGACGGCCTCGTCGACGTGCTGCTCGACGCCGCCGCGAGCGGCGTCAACACCGTCGAGCGCGATGCGATCTCGCATTCGCACGCGGCGCGCTTCGCGCTGGTCGGCACGATGAATCCGGAGGAGGGCGAGCTGCGCCCGCAGCTGCTCGACCGCTTCGGGCTGATGGTCGAACTCGCGAACCCGCGCGATGCCGACGAGCGGCAGCGGATCGTCAAGGCGCGGCTCGCGTTCGATCTCGATCCGCACGCGTTCCGCGCCGCGCACGACCAGGCGCAGGCCGCGCTGGTCGAACGGATTCGCCGCGCGCGCGCGGCGCTCGCCGCGGTGCGCATCGACGACGCCGTCCACGCATGCGTGGCGGCGTGCTGCATGGCGGCCGGCGTGGACGGGCTGCGCGCCGACCTGGTGATGCTGCGCGCCGCACGGGCGCTCGCGGCGCTCGACGGCGAGGCGGCGGTGCGCGACGCGCACGTCGAGCGGATCGCCGACGACGTGCTGCGGCACCGCCGCACCGTGCCGCCGGCGGCGCCCGCGCCGTCGCGGCCGCCGGACGCGCCGCGCCAGGAGCGCCGCGCGGACGGCACGGCCGGCGCGGCGTCTGCCGGTGCGTCGTCCGATGCGCCGGCGGGTCCGCCGCCCGCGGCCGACCCGGCGCGCGACGAGGCCGACTGGGGCTACCTGCCGCCCGAGCCGGCCGGCCTGGTTGCCGTCAAGGGCGTGATCCCGCTGCCGTCAAAAAAACGCTGA
- a CDS encoding fumarylacetoacetate hydrolase family protein, with product MTSQADKFTIDDCLPADLGRALLVGRVWRKTASFEGPCVVAVRDGEVFDITASAPTTADLFDLPDAVEVARRAEGEPLGSAREILAAQLGGGQPAIRLLAPCDVQAIKACGVTFAVSLIERVIEEQAGGDASRADEVRATIARAIGTDLSRVVPGSEAALRLKRELQDRGVWSQYLEVGIGPDAEVFTKSQPMSAVGFGSEVGLLPISTWNNPEPEVVLAVNARGEAVGATLGNDVNLRDVEGRSALLLGKCKDNNASCAIGPFVRLFDGTFTIDTVRAASVGLRIDGSDGFELDGVSHMSEISRDPLDLVAQTCGTHHQYPDGFMLFLGTMFSPIKDRDQAGAGFTHHLGDRVTISTASLGALVNRVSLCTEVAPWQFGTRALFRNLAARGLVR from the coding sequence ATGACATCCCAGGCAGACAAGTTCACGATCGACGATTGCCTTCCCGCCGACCTCGGCCGCGCGCTGCTGGTCGGCCGCGTCTGGCGCAAGACGGCGAGCTTCGAGGGACCGTGCGTGGTGGCCGTGCGCGACGGCGAGGTGTTCGACATCACGGCCAGCGCGCCAACCACGGCCGACCTGTTCGACCTGCCCGATGCGGTCGAGGTGGCGCGCCGCGCCGAGGGCGAGCCGCTCGGCAGCGCGCGCGAGATACTCGCCGCGCAGCTCGGCGGCGGCCAACCCGCGATCCGGCTGCTCGCGCCGTGCGACGTGCAGGCCATCAAGGCCTGCGGCGTGACCTTCGCGGTGAGCCTGATCGAGCGCGTGATCGAGGAGCAGGCGGGCGGCGACGCGAGCCGTGCCGACGAGGTGCGCGCCACCATCGCGCGCGCGATCGGCACCGATCTTTCGCGCGTCGTGCCCGGCTCCGAGGCGGCGCTGCGGCTCAAGCGGGAGTTGCAGGATCGCGGAGTGTGGTCGCAGTACCTGGAGGTCGGGATCGGTCCCGATGCCGAGGTGTTCACGAAATCGCAGCCGATGTCGGCGGTGGGCTTCGGCAGCGAGGTCGGCCTGCTGCCGATCTCGACCTGGAACAACCCCGAGCCGGAAGTGGTGCTGGCGGTGAACGCGCGCGGCGAGGCGGTGGGCGCCACGCTCGGCAACGACGTGAACCTGCGCGACGTGGAGGGGCGCTCGGCGCTGCTGCTCGGCAAGTGCAAGGACAACAACGCGTCCTGCGCGATCGGACCGTTCGTGCGGCTGTTCGACGGCACGTTTACGATCGACACGGTGCGCGCTGCCTCGGTGGGGCTGCGCATCGACGGCAGCGACGGCTTCGAACTCGACGGCGTCAGCCACATGTCGGAGATCAGCCGCGATCCGCTCGACCTGGTCGCCCAGACCTGCGGCACCCATCACCAGTATCCGGACGGCTTCATGCTGTTCCTCGGCACGATGTTCTCGCCGATCAAGGACCGCGATCAGGCCGGGGCCGGCTTCACGCATCACCTCGGCGATCGCGTGACGATCTCCACGGCCTCGCTGGGCGCGCTCGTCAACCGCGTGTCGCTGTGTACCGAGGTGGCGCCCTGGCAGTTCGGCACGCGCGCGCTGTTCCGCAACCTGGCGGCGCGCGGGCTGGTGCGCTGA
- a CDS encoding aminotransferase class V-fold PLP-dependent enzyme — MNRFDPRRLLDLPRYPEHGYARLADRLRHLLATSADILFVQAEAVFALEAVATSLARPGLTAVNVVTSRYGRWFGAWLRRGGVSVHDVTAAPGQAIALGAVEARADELARVDIVAAVHAESSSGALNPIAGLAALARARDALFAVNAVASVGGHALELDALGIDVAVIGPQKALAGPAGVSAVAVGARAWAQIEAAPDFAPSALSLAALRRGWLQRDRGLLPGSPSALEFWALEAALDRIEAEGIARMVARHAQAARASRAALRALGVPPWIAHDDAASALVTAAPVPPGVDPLALISHARRHGVELAPGAGEIAGRIVRLDHTGLRASADAVHANLVAYGGALEQLRYPVDLDAAGQAIADAYAGD; from the coding sequence ATGAACCGCTTCGATCCGCGCCGCCTGCTCGACCTGCCCAGGTATCCGGAGCATGGCTATGCGCGGCTCGCCGATCGCCTCCGCCATTTGCTCGCGACCTCGGCCGACATCCTGTTCGTGCAGGCCGAGGCCGTGTTCGCGCTGGAGGCCGTCGCCACCAGCCTGGCGCGCCCGGGCCTGACCGCCGTGAACGTCGTCACGAGCCGCTACGGGCGCTGGTTCGGCGCCTGGCTGCGGCGCGGCGGGGTGAGCGTCCATGACGTGACGGCCGCGCCCGGCCAGGCGATTGCGCTCGGCGCCGTCGAGGCCCGCGCCGACGAGCTGGCGCGCGTCGACATCGTGGCCGCGGTGCATGCCGAATCGTCGAGCGGCGCGCTCAACCCGATCGCCGGCCTTGCCGCGCTGGCCCGCGCGCGCGACGCGCTGTTCGCCGTCAACGCGGTGGCCTCGGTCGGCGGCCACGCGCTCGAACTCGACGCGCTCGGCATCGACGTGGCCGTGATCGGGCCGCAGAAGGCCTTGGCGGGGCCGGCCGGCGTGTCGGCCGTGGCGGTCGGCGCGCGCGCCTGGGCGCAGATCGAGGCGGCGCCGGATTTCGCGCCGTCCGCGCTGTCGCTGGCCGCACTGCGCCGCGGCTGGCTGCAGCGCGATCGCGGCCTGCTGCCGGGTTCGCCGTCCGCGCTCGAGTTCTGGGCGCTGGAGGCCGCGCTCGACCGCATCGAGGCCGAGGGTATCGCGCGGATGGTGGCGCGCCACGCGCAGGCCGCGCGCGCGAGCCGCGCCGCGCTGCGCGCGCTCGGCGTGCCGCCGTGGATCGCGCACGACGACGCCGCCTCGGCGCTCGTCACCGCCGCGCCGGTGCCGCCCGGCGTGGACCCGCTGGCGCTGATCTCGCACGCGCGCCGGCACGGCGTGGAGCTGGCGCCCGGGGCCGGCGAGATCGCCGGCCGGATCGTGCGGCTCGACCATACCGGCCTGCGCGCCAGCGCCGACGCGGTGCATGCGAACCTGGTCGCCTATGGCGGCGCGCTCGAACAGCTGCGCTATCCGGTCGATCTCGACGCGGCCGGCCAGGCGATCGCCGACGCCTACGCGGGCGACTGA
- the cobN gene encoding cobaltochelatase subunit CobN, with the protein MHLLRTTPGGFVDDTQGVIRIDQRPAEIVILSSADTTLALLASVVPRLGEGFPSVRLANLTFLRQPASVDFYVEDVLQHARVVVIDHLGGEAYWPYGIEQAVALAERRGQRLAMFSGDLQEDPNLIARSTVEPARCRQWWRYLREGGAHNAQALLRSIAFHALGVGEEPAPPRPLPAAALYHPAHEPATLDHWRARWTPGAPVVAILFYKAHWQAANTAVFDALIDALEREGLNPLPIAVTSLKDAASREVIDRLVASERVALVLNTTAFAAGAIDAPAAEELAGDAPVLQVILSGGNRETWLADPQGLQARDIAMHVALPEVDGRIVTRAISFKGLAYRCPHTEVDVVRYQPDAERVAFVAELSRRWCRLRTAPNADKRLALVLANYPTSEGRIGNGVGLDTPASALGILAALGEAGYTLAGPLPASGDALLARLTGGVTNDAAQSALRPAFQSLAMDAYRRHYARLPAAAREAIEARWGMPEQEPALRHGRFPIAGWRAGHVFVGIQPARTRDANDYASYHDAEIVPPHAYLAFYFWLRDVFAIDAIVHVGKHGNLEWLPGKSVALSDACWPDLVLGPLPHLYPFIVNDPGEGSQAKRRAQAVIVDHLMPPLTRAENYGPLQDLERQVDEYYEALMVDARRAKLLRRTILDTIVEHRLHEELSVAAPAGQGDEDALLTRVDAWLCELKEAQIRDGLHTFGRSPAGRQRRDTLLALARFPVGDGLGANAGLIAALARDLALGAEFDPLAADWAAPWRGPRPAELVAVDPTPWRHAGDTRERLELLAQRLVASLSGEGGEGGAPHGAEAAAIESADALAAAPAPHAHPERWPATRAVLERVARDLAPRLDACGADELRHLLRGLDGRFVPPGPSGSPSRGRPDVLPTGRNFYSVDTRAVPTQAAWSLGMKSAHQLVERHLQEHGDYPRAVGLSVWGTATMRTGGDDIAQAFALIGVRPKWAHGSHRVTDFEIVPIEIFDRPRIDVTLRVSGFFRDAFANLMHLFDAAVQAVAELDEPAHLNPIRARVQRDAAALVERGVAADEARRRAGWRVFGARPGSYGAGLQERIDGGGWQTDADLADAYQAWGGYAYAQNSAGEAAHDAFGARLATIDAVVQNQDNREHDLLDSNDYYQFQGGMAAAVRHRSGRQPALYHGDHSRPDTPRINTLTEEIARVIRSRVVNPKWIDGVKRHGYKGAAEMAATVDYLYGYDATARVVADHQYALVTDAYVNDAATRVFLERHNPHALHGICERLLEAIQRGLWQEPGAYRDQLEQQLLAVEQHLEGSRR; encoded by the coding sequence ATGCATCTGCTGCGCACCACCCCGGGCGGCTTCGTCGACGACACGCAGGGCGTGATCCGGATCGACCAGCGCCCCGCCGAGATCGTGATCCTCAGTTCGGCGGACACCACGCTGGCGCTGCTCGCGAGCGTCGTGCCGCGGCTCGGCGAGGGCTTCCCGAGCGTGCGGCTCGCCAACCTGACGTTCCTGCGGCAGCCCGCGTCGGTCGATTTCTACGTCGAGGACGTGCTGCAGCATGCACGCGTGGTGGTGATCGACCATCTGGGCGGCGAGGCCTACTGGCCCTACGGGATCGAGCAGGCCGTGGCGCTCGCCGAACGGCGCGGCCAGCGGCTGGCGATGTTCTCGGGCGACCTGCAGGAAGATCCGAACCTGATCGCGCGGAGCACCGTCGAGCCGGCGCGGTGCCGGCAATGGTGGCGCTATCTGCGCGAGGGCGGCGCCCATAACGCGCAGGCGCTGTTGCGCAGCATCGCCTTCCATGCACTCGGCGTGGGCGAGGAGCCGGCGCCGCCGCGGCCGCTGCCGGCCGCCGCGCTCTATCACCCGGCCCACGAGCCGGCCACGCTCGACCACTGGCGCGCGCGCTGGACGCCGGGCGCGCCGGTGGTGGCCATCCTGTTCTACAAGGCGCACTGGCAGGCCGCCAACACGGCCGTGTTCGACGCGCTGATCGACGCGCTCGAGCGCGAGGGGCTCAACCCGCTGCCGATCGCCGTGACCTCGCTGAAGGACGCCGCGAGCCGCGAGGTGATCGACCGGCTGGTGGCCTCCGAGCGCGTGGCGCTGGTGCTCAACACCACCGCGTTCGCGGCCGGCGCGATCGACGCGCCCGCCGCCGAGGAACTGGCGGGCGACGCGCCGGTGCTGCAGGTGATCCTGTCGGGCGGCAACCGCGAGACCTGGCTGGCCGACCCGCAGGGGCTGCAGGCACGCGACATCGCGATGCACGTGGCGCTGCCCGAGGTGGACGGGCGCATCGTCACGCGTGCGATCAGCTTCAAGGGGCTCGCCTATCGTTGCCCGCATACCGAGGTGGACGTGGTGCGCTACCAGCCCGACGCCGAGCGCGTGGCCTTCGTGGCCGAGCTGAGCCGGCGCTGGTGCCGGCTGCGCACCGCGCCGAACGCCGACAAGCGGCTCGCGCTGGTGCTGGCCAACTACCCGACCAGCGAAGGGCGGATCGGCAACGGCGTCGGGCTCGATACGCCGGCCTCGGCGCTCGGCATCCTGGCCGCGCTCGGCGAGGCCGGCTACACGCTGGCCGGGCCGCTGCCGGCCTCGGGCGACGCGCTGCTCGCGCGGCTCACCGGCGGCGTGACCAACGACGCGGCGCAAAGCGCGCTCCGGCCCGCGTTCCAGAGCCTCGCGATGGACGCCTACCGCCGGCACTACGCACGCCTGCCCGCGGCCGCGCGCGAGGCGATCGAGGCGCGCTGGGGCATGCCCGAGCAGGAGCCGGCGCTGCGCCACGGACGCTTTCCGATCGCGGGCTGGCGCGCCGGGCACGTGTTCGTCGGAATCCAGCCGGCGCGCACGCGCGACGCGAACGACTACGCAAGCTACCACGACGCCGAGATCGTGCCGCCGCACGCCTACCTGGCCTTCTATTTCTGGCTGCGCGACGTGTTCGCGATCGACGCGATCGTCCACGTCGGCAAGCACGGCAACCTCGAATGGCTGCCCGGCAAGAGCGTCGCGCTGTCCGACGCGTGCTGGCCCGACCTCGTGCTCGGGCCGCTGCCGCACCTCTATCCGTTCATCGTCAACGATCCCGGCGAGGGCAGCCAGGCCAAGCGCCGCGCGCAGGCGGTGATCGTCGACCACCTGATGCCGCCCCTCACGCGCGCCGAGAACTACGGGCCGCTGCAGGATCTCGAGCGGCAGGTGGACGAGTACTACGAGGCGCTGATGGTGGACGCGCGGCGCGCGAAGCTGCTGCGCCGGACCATCCTCGACACCATCGTCGAGCACCGCCTGCACGAGGAGTTGAGCGTGGCCGCGCCCGCCGGGCAGGGCGACGAGGACGCGCTGCTCACGCGCGTCGATGCCTGGCTCTGCGAGCTGAAGGAGGCGCAGATCCGCGACGGACTGCATACCTTCGGCCGCTCGCCCGCAGGGCGCCAGCGCCGCGACACCTTGCTCGCGCTGGCGCGCTTTCCGGTCGGCGACGGGCTCGGCGCCAACGCGGGGCTGATCGCGGCGCTCGCGCGCGACCTCGCGCTCGGCGCCGAGTTCGATCCGCTCGCGGCCGACTGGGCCGCGCCGTGGCGTGGGCCGCGGCCCGCCGAACTGGTGGCCGTCGATCCGACGCCGTGGCGCCATGCCGGCGACACGCGCGAGCGGCTGGAGCTGCTCGCGCAGCGGCTGGTGGCGTCGCTGAGCGGCGAGGGCGGCGAGGGCGGCGCACCCCACGGCGCCGAGGCCGCGGCCATCGAATCGGCCGATGCGCTTGCCGCCGCGCCCGCACCGCACGCGCATCCCGAGCGCTGGCCGGCCACGCGGGCCGTGCTCGAGCGCGTGGCGCGCGATCTCGCGCCGCGCCTGGACGCATGCGGCGCCGACGAGCTACGCCATCTGCTGCGCGGGCTCGACGGCCGCTTCGTGCCGCCGGGGCCGAGCGGCTCGCCCTCGCGCGGGCGCCCCGACGTGCTGCCCACCGGCCGCAACTTCTATTCGGTCGACACGCGCGCGGTGCCGACCCAGGCGGCCTGGTCGCTCGGCATGAAGTCCGCGCATCAGCTGGTGGAGCGCCACTTGCAGGAGCATGGCGACTATCCGCGCGCCGTGGGCCTGTCGGTATGGGGCACCGCCACCATGCGCACCGGCGGCGACGACATCGCGCAGGCCTTCGCGCTGATCGGCGTGCGGCCGAAATGGGCGCACGGCAGCCACCGCGTGACCGACTTCGAGATCGTGCCGATCGAGATCTTCGACCGGCCGCGCATCGACGTGACGCTGCGCGTGTCGGGCTTCTTCCGCGACGCGTTCGCGAACCTGATGCACCTGTTCGACGCGGCCGTGCAGGCGGTGGCCGAACTCGACGAGCCGGCTCATCTGAACCCGATCCGCGCGCGCGTGCAGCGCGACGCGGCGGCGCTCGTCGAACGCGGCGTGGCGGCCGACGAGGCGCGGCGGCGCGCCGGCTGGCGCGTGTTCGGGGCGCGGCCGGGCAGCTACGGCGCGGGCCTGCAGGAACGGATCGACGGCGGCGGCTGGCAGACCGACGCCGATCTCGCCGATGCCTATCAGGCCTGGGGCGGCTACGCCTACGCGCAGAACAGCGCCGGCGAGGCGGCCCACGACGCGTTCGGCGCGCGGCTCGCGACGATCGACGCGGTGGTGCAGAACCAGGACAACCGCGAGCACGACCTGCTCGACTCGAACGACTACTACCAGTTCCAGGGCGGCATGGCGGCCGCGGTCCGGCATCGCTCGGGGCGCCAGCCGGCGCTCTACCACGGCGACCACAGCCGGCCCGACACGCCGCGCATCAACACGCTGACCGAGGAGATCGCGCGCGTGATCCGCTCGCGCGTGGTCAACCCGAAATGGATCGACGGCGTCAAGCGGCACGGCTACAAGGGGGCGGCCGAGATGGCCGCCACCGTCGACTACCTGTACGGCTATGACGCCACCGCGCGCGTGGTGGCCGATCACCAGTACGCGCTCGTCACCGACGCCTACGTCAACGACGCCGCCACGCGGGTCTTCCTCGAACGGCACAACCCGCACGCGCTGCACGGCATCTGCGAGCGGCTGCTGGAGGCGATCCAGCGCGGGCTCTGGCAGGAGCCGGGCGCCTATCGCGACCAGCTCGAACAACAGCTGCTCGCCGTCGAGCAGCATCTCGAAGGAAGCCGGCGATGA